TGAGCATTCTCGATGCTTAGATCTTGCAAGCTCTATCCATAAGCTTAACAACATCGAAACCGTTGCTCCACGAAACCTCGAAGTGGTACGAATTAAATGATTCGTGCAACAAAGGACTAGGGGATTAGGCTAATAGAGTGTTTAAATAGCTGATTAATTTCCCGACACCACAACCGGTAACTGTGCACCCCATTGTTTTTTTTCCCCAGGTTAAGCCTTCATAATTAACTACAAAAGCATGTGAAGGACCATAGGTATTTATGAAAGAATTTAAGCTCCTCTTAGCAGAATCAGCATAGAGTTTGCATTCGATTGGAATAATCTTTTCTCCAGCCTCAATAACAAAATCAACCTCAGCACCGGCCTTAGTACGCCAATACTTGGGAGAAAATCCTGCTTTCAACAACTCTGATAACACATAATTCTCAAACAGCTTGCCATCAACCACGGATGCAAAAGATCCTGCAACAGCATTGCGCATTCCAGTGTCTATAAAATAAATCTTGGGCTGTTTGCTAATCTCCTTGTTCTTGTTCTTACAGTACGGAGGGATCAGGGTAACAAGATAGCTTTTCTCCAAGGCGTCCAAATATTTCTTAAGTGTAGGAAATGAAATGCCCAGCACGTTAGTAGCTGAGTTGTAAGAGAGAATGCCTCCAATATTATTGGACAGATATTTGCTTGCCTTTTCTAAAGAGCTGATATCATCGATTGAAAAAGTGCGGGCGACATCTTTGAGCAGCATGGTATCGTGCAAATCCCTCAAAATAATCTTCTTTAATTCGTTATCTTCCGCCAAAATAACTTTTGGATATCCGCCGTAAGTCAGATGTTCCCATACAAGCCTTTTTTCTACTTTATTGCTCATTGCTTTCTGGCCCTTAGCTGACAGGAATTCGCTAAACGAAAAAGGATAAAGCTTGAGCACAGAAACCCTGCCAACAAGGTAAGAGAGTATATCTTTTCCCAGGATGATTCCTGAAGACGATGTAAGCCAAATCTTATGGCCGCTATCAGCCAGATACTTGAGCTTAGGACCAGCTTCCCTGCAATAGTGGACCTCATCAAAAACAACCAAATCTTGGCCTAAATACTGCAGTTCAAATTTTTTTATATCTGCCTCAAAAAGCTCCCTGATATCAGGATCATCAAAAAGGAGATATCCTGCTTTAATACCCTTAATTTGCTCTTTAAGAAAAGTAGTCTTGCCAGCCTGCCTTGCGCCAACTACAGCAATAATCATATAGACTTCTTTAACTTTGTCGAATACTTCCTTAATGGACCTTTCCACGTACATATTAGTGATTATAGAACATGGGACTTGTATATAAACCTTACTAAAATTAAATTGTAGTTTAAGAATAACCTCACTAAAATTAAAGTACAGTTTAATTAAATAGTTCTTTCAGAAAATTTTTACAAATTATGCAGTCCGTGCTTCTCCAGCTAAACCTCCTCTTCTTCCCTATCCTCATTATCATCATTGATCTTTTCTTTGATGATGTCTTTGATGACTTTTGCCTGTTCTTCTACTTTTTGGAGTAAGGTAAGGTCGTTAAAGTTTTCCTGTGCACAATCCTCACAGTAATAGTCCCGAGAATCTTTGATACTAAAGACTGCTGGCTCATCGCAGATAATACATTTCTTCCCCATTACTCCAGAGGATGTCTCCCTGTTTTAAATATCTTTTGGTTTTTTCGTCGAGGGGTGCAAAGAATAAAGCCACTGTTTAATTACTACTAAGTAACATAGATTTATATAATCGGTTACTATTTTCTATGCGAATATGGGAAATTTAAAGGCTTTATTTGATATCTTAAATGATCCGGTATATTGCAGATATACTGATGCTGGAAAATATAGTGTTGAAGAAGGGGGTCATCTTATAACGTTAAATCCTAGAGAATTACTTGAAGTTGGAAGAAGTCATCCAAGAGAACAAGTAATGATAGCGTATTTTGGTGAAACTCCTACAAGAGTTTTGTATGTTGGAGAAGATTCACTATCTATGCAAAGAACACTTGACGATTTAAGACTACCCACTTCTTGGTCATCAAATCTTGGCGAAAAGGTTTTTTATCTTTTTAGGGTTCATTTAA
This is a stretch of genomic DNA from Candidatus Woesearchaeota archaeon. It encodes these proteins:
- a CDS encoding ATP-binding protein, yielding MYVERSIKEVFDKVKEVYMIIAVVGARQAGKTTFLKEQIKGIKAGYLLFDDPDIRELFEADIKKFELQYLGQDLVVFDEVHYCREAGPKLKYLADSGHKIWLTSSSGIILGKDILSYLVGRVSVLKLYPFSFSEFLSAKGQKAMSNKVEKRLVWEHLTYGGYPKVILAEDNELKKIILRDLHDTMLLKDVARTFSIDDISSLEKASKYLSNNIGGILSYNSATNVLGISFPTLKKYLDALEKSYLVTLIPPYCKNKNKEISKQPKIYFIDTGMRNAVAGSFASVVDGKLFENYVLSELLKAGFSPKYWRTKAGAEVDFVIEAGEKIIPIECKLYADSAKRSLNSFINTYGPSHAFVVNYEGLTWGKKTMGCTVTGCGVGKLISYLNTLLA